The Mustela nigripes isolate SB6536 chromosome 6, MUSNIG.SB6536, whole genome shotgun sequence DNA window GGCTAGGGATACAAGCTTTCTGAGTGTTTCCCTTGGGACTTTATATTTCTGGCTCACAAATGTgtttggggctgggggagaagtaAAAGGGGTAGTAGATAAAGctaaattttatattactttcaTAGTTTTCTTTGGCATTTGTGTTGGAGCATAAAAATCAGTATGTTTACTTAGCCACATTAATACACTTCCTTACAAAAGAAATACGATAGAGCAAGGGGACAATGTGGTAATCACTGAGTTTGTGAAAACTTTATGAAACATTGGCAAGGACGATTTTTGGCCCAGAGACATTTGGGAGGAATTCGTGAGGTTGATTTCAGTTTTAGTTTCTGGTTCCTTCTATTAATTTCTCCTAACTGTCCCCTAATCATTATGGCTTATGAAATACATGAAATTAAGTTGCTAAAGCAACTAGTATACCAATCCATATTTGTataatacctttttcttttccttttttttttcttaagattttatttatttatttgacagacagagatcacaagtaggtagagaggcaggcagagcgagaggaggaagcaggctccctgcggagcagagagcccgatgtggggctctatcccaggactctgggatcatgacccgagcccaaggcagaggctttaaccaccgaaccacccaggtgctcctcctttaaaaaaaaaaaaaaaagattttatgtattttgagcaAGAGAGtgtatgagtggggggaggggcagagagagagagagagagaatctcaagcaaactctgtactgagcatggagcctgatgtggggcttgatcccacaactctgagatcatgacctgagctgagatcaagagttgggcacttatgggaaaactggacagctatatgtagaagaatgaaactcgaccattctcttacaccatacacaaagataaactcaaaatgaataaaagacctcaacgtgagacaggaatccgtcagaatcctagaggagaacagggATCtccagtaatctcttcgatatcagccacaacaacttctttcaagatatgtctcaaaaggcaaaggaaacaaaagcgaaaatgaacttttgggacttcatcagaatcaaaagcttctgcacagcaaaggaaacagtcaagaaaacaaagaggcaactcacggaatgggagaagatatttgcaaatgacagtacagacaaaaggttgatatccaggatctataaagaactcctcaaattaaacacacacaaaatagacgatcatatcaaaaaatgggcagaagataggaacagacacttctccaatgaagacatacaaatgactatcagacacatgaaaaaatgttcatcatcactagccctcagagagattcaaattaaaaccacattgagatatcaccttacaccagttagaatggccaaaattagcaagacaggaaacaacatgtgttggaggggatgtggagaaaggggaaccctcttccactgttggtgggaatgccagttggtgcagcttctttggagaacagtgtggagattcctcaagaaattaaaaatagaacttccctatgaccctgcaattgcactcctgggtacttaccccaaagatacagatgtagtgaaaagaagggccatctgtaccacaatgtttatagcagcaatggccactgtcgccaaactgtggaaagaaccaagatgcccttcaaaggacgattggataaggaagatgtggtccatatacactatggagtattatgcttccatcagaaaggacgaatacccaacttttgtaggcaacatggacggaactggaagagatgatgctgagtgaaatcagtcaagcagagagagtcaattatcatatggtttcacttatttgtggagcataacaaatagcatggaggacatggggagttagagaggagaaaggagttgggggaaattggaaggggaggtgaaccatgagagactctggactctgaaaaacaatctgagggttttgaaggggcgggaggtgggaggttggggtactaggtggtgggtattatagagggcacggattgcatggagcactgggggtggtgcaaaaataatgaatactgttgtgctgaaaataaataaaaaataaattaaaaaaaaaagttgggcacttaaccaactgagccacccatgtgtccctgtataatacctttttctttataaaatgctCTTATGCTTAAGATTCCCAGtaatccagggtgcctgggtggctcagtgggttaagcctctgccttcagctcagatcatgatctcaggatcctgggatcaagccctgcattaggctctctgctcagcagggagcctgcttccccctttctctctgcctgcctctctgcctacttgtaatatctctctgtgacaaatgaataaataaaatctttgggaaaaaaaaaaaagattcccagtAATCCTTTAATGTACCTGAGTCTTGAAAACTGGTACACTAATCAGATTTTAGCTGGCATCCAAAGCCAAAAATTCAGTCTACCATTGAGGAAAATTAAACTAAGGAAGTGGTGGTTATGtggttttaatgtaattttacaGGAGGGGACATAAAATACAGGAACCCTGGATTTATTCACTAGGCctttctaattaaaaaagaaaggaataaaataatattactaCCATGAAAACTAAACAAAGGGTTATAActgtttttgggtttttatgaCTGTGTGAGGTTTACAAAATCAGTCAAGTCTCTAAAGTACACTGTGTCCTCTTTCTGGTTTCTCAAAGGCAGCCTCTcctgaattaattaaaaacaaatatatgagaTATTAGATTACAGTGTTGTGTTATTGTTGATTGAGTTCACTATGTAGAGAATAGATGTGTTTACCATTTATTTTACTATAGACCTGAATTTATGCTGTAAatatgttcctttttaaaaactgtagtaATAGCAAATATACTTTATTTCAATGTAagatgatttcaaaatatttcattaaaactgCAGTTTCCTGAAGCGTATATTATTATATTGGAATAAAAACATGATAATGCATAGTATAAAAAGCTTTAAGagacctgtatttttttttttttaagagaaaaagtgcttgggggttggggggcaagagggagtggcaaagggagagggagagagaagcaaactccttgctgagcacagagcccatgcagagctcaatcccaggaccctgagatcatgacctgagctgaaatcgagttgaacacttaatcgactgagccacccaggcacccctaaaagacCTGTTTTTGAAAAGTTGGAACTAATTTGGGAGTAGTACTGAATCAACTAGCTTTACCACAGTGGTGGAAAGCAAGGTTTTTTCCCCAGAGCCCTGGAGTATTCAGCCTCACTTCAGAACCACCCTGTAAAAATGCGTGCTGTAGTGGTTAACCGTCCAACATGTTACCACCCAGCATCTGGTAAATGTGGCTGATTCATATGTACAGTTTGGTTTTCCACCTAACCATTATACTTAGTAATGAGCTGATCTTTATAGGGTACTGGATGTTGTTGGTGTCTGATAGTAATAGTGATTTTCAAACAAACTAATGAGAGTTTTTATAGCCACGTGAATATTGAATTTGAGTTTCGTTACCTGATAAAGTTGCTACTTTATTGCAATGATTTGTCAGTGTTTGAGTTTTGTATCTTCTCTTTAACAATTGCCTTTTAAAGCCTCAGCAATATTCCTTTCAGAATACTGAAGTTGTGACATTTTTATTCCCTGAGGGTAATTTTCAGAAAGAACTAGGCATCATTCAGAACCTCATCAGATAAAGTAGATAATCTGAGGCAGACTGTGTTGTAGCTTCTAAGAAACTAGTTCTAAAAGCACTTTACCGAAAAGCTTGTTCATTGTAATAAATGTAACCCCTTTCAAGGTAATTGCtttcaagaaaatttatttgatgtTCAAGTTCAGGttgatgtatttaaaaattcatcacaTTTAGCTCATAGTTATGTGTGATATAAGAACTTGGGGAGGTTCCAAAACTAAACAAGGAAGATTAAATTACTTTGTCTGTCACCAAAAAATTGTGCCTATACAGGAAAATGAGTAACAGAGATATTGAAAAGATGTCATATGACTAGTGGGAGCAGGTAGAAATCTCCTGAGACAGTCTAGGGTTATAATTATACGCTTCTAAAGGCAGGAGAGAATTATCCCGAGGATGTCAGGGACTTCCGTGTGTTCCTTTGGACTCGATAAACTTGAAGAGGGAAGTCATAGCCAAATTGCTAAggatacatatttataaataaataagttaatgaaaaaaaatatatatatatataacatagggcacttgggtggctcagttggttaagtttctgccttaggctcaggtcatgatttcagggtcctggggtcaaatcCCACATCTAACTCTCTGCTCAGAGTAGcaagcttcccaccaagcagggagcacaGTGTGGGGGCTCCaccccaagaccctaggatcatgacctgagccaagtgcAGATGATTAACAGTTGAGCCACACAGACGTCCCCCCCCCATTggtattttaacaaatattgtctcttctatgtgttgttttttaatgtcgAGATCACACTgaactaagaattttaaatattgatttttttttacttactattttCTCAAGTCAATAAAAATTCCATGTAAACAAAGTATTTAGTGGCAGTCTTTTAGATTTTAGTATCCAGCTACATATGGTTCATAAAGTTTCCTGTTAAACTACTTAAAGATTgttattgaagaaataataaaacttagaGTATTTCTTCTCTCACACTCATGATATCAAgagtatcagaaaaaaaaaaaacaaaaaacaaacaaaaaacaggaagcaAAGAGTCCTAAGGCATTTCATGGGATTATGCTTTCTAAGTTTCATAGGTTTCATTTATTACTTGTAAATGTTTTCCTTACTAATAATATGCAGCCATAGTCACTTTCCTAGAAACAgaactaagaggaaaaaaaatggtttcttttttctcttgctgaagGTGGTTGGAGGGAAAGTAAAGAAGCCCGGCAAACGTGGTCGGAAGCCAGCCAAAATTGACTTGAAGGCAAAACTTGAGAGGAGCCGGCAGAGTGCAAGAGAATGCCGAGCtaggaaaaaattaagatacCAGTATTTGGAAGAGTTGGTATCCAGTCGGGAAAGAGCCATATGTGCCCTCAGAGAGGAACTGGAAATGGTAAGAAAGTCtaccaataaacacatgaaaaaatcaaCCTAAGCTTAGCAAATTAAAGTATGGAGATACCAATTTTCATGTATCCACTTGACAAATCTGGGAAAGAAATCTGTTAGCCAGGAGGTAGGCAAGTAAGCATTTTCGCACAGTGCTGGTGGAAGCAGAATGTACAAGACTGTTTCTCTGAGGGActgttcatgaaagaaaaaaatggaaaataacccaaatgtacAAGAATAGGagattttttaatggctgcaaaGTAGCCAACA harbors:
- the CREBL2 gene encoding cAMP-responsive element-binding protein-like 2: MDDSKVVGGKVKKPGKRGRKPAKIDLKAKLERSRQSARECRARKKLRYQYLEELVSSRERAICALREELEMYKQWCMAMDQGKIPSEIKALLTGEEQSKSQQNSSRHTKAGKTDANSNSW